The window GTTCTCCGGTGGCCATACGGTTGGTGGGTCGAACGACGGTGTAATATACGGGTGCGGCGGCCGAGAGACCGGGAACGGAGCGAGGTCGCTATCCCGCCGCGCTGTCAGAAACCGGCTCCTGTTCGTCGACGCGATCCTCGTCGATGTACTTCTCCTTCCAGGTCCCCCGGGCGAACCAGGCCACGCCGACGATCGCCCCGAGGACGTTACCGACGGCCATGCCGACCCAGATCCCGGTTTCGCCCCAGCCCAGGATGAATACGAGGGTGAAGACGGTACCGACGCGCCCGACCCACAGCGTGATGATCGAGATGACCATCGCGGTCTTCGTGTTGCCGGCCCCGCGGAACGCCCCAAGCATCACCTGCGAGACGCCGATGAAGGCGAACTCGACCGACCGAATCCGGACGTACTCGACCCCGAGGGCGATCGTCTCGGGGGCATCGGGGACGTCCCCGAGGAACACGCTGACGATCGGTTCCGTGAACGCCACGGCGATCACGGCGACCAGCAGCATGACGCCGGCACCCGTCGAGGCGGCGAGCCACGCCGAGCGCGATGCGCGATCCGCCCGATCCGCCCCGAGGTTCTGCCCCACCATCGTGTCGATCGCGCGCCCCAACCCCATCGCCGGCAGGAAGACCAACGAGATCAGCCGGTTGCCCAGCCCGTAGGCCGAGACGACCGGGGGCGAGAACGTGACGACGATCGCGGTCAGGGCGATCATCGCCAGGGCGCTCGTGCTCTGTTCGACCATGCTCGGCGTTCCCAGCCGGACGATGTCCTCGATGAACCCGAAGTCGGGCCGGAGGTGCGCGAGGTCGACCGTGGGGCCCAGTCCGGTCCCGAACAGCAGCCAGAGGCCGATTCCGGTCCCGACTCCGCGAGCGAGGACTGTCGCGAGGGCGGCGCCCTCGATTCCCAGTCCCGTAAAGCCAACTGCGGCGAACAGACTCTCCTCGAGGGCGGTCAACCCGAGCCACGCGAACAGGGGGTTGTCCTGGAACCCGAAGATGAATATCGGGTCGAGAACGACGTTGACGGCGACGGAGACGACCATCACCAGCATCGGCGTCCGAGTGTCGCCGTAGCCCCGCATCAGCGACGAGAAGATGAAGAACCCGAACATCAGCGGGAGGCCGAGGAAGATGACCTCCATGTAGTCCGCCGCCAGTGGGATGACGCTCGCGGAAGTCTCCGGATCGCTGGGCAGGAGTTCGAGCGCCGGCCGCGTGTAGAAGTAGCCGGCGATGCCGAGCAGAATCGAGAGGCCGCCGACGAACGAGACGGTCTGGCCGGCGACCAGCCCTGCCGAGCGGTCGCCGGTCGCGCCGGTATACTGGGCGACGAGGATCGCTCCGGCGGTAGTGAACCCGCCGGCGACGGCGATCAGCAGAAAGATCAGCGGGAACGCGAGGCTGATCGCCCCGACGGCCTCCGCCGAGAGCCGCCCCAGATACAGCGTGTCGACGACGTTGTAGGTGACCTGGAGTAACTGGATGACGACGATCGGCCAGGCCAGGTGAAAGAGCGGCTTCACGAGGCTCCCGCGGGTGATCGAACTCCCGCCGGGAACCGACTTCATGTCGGGATTCGCTTTCGAACCTTCGTCGGGAGCGCCGTCGCTGGGCGTCCCCTCCTCGGCGGACTCGTCGTCCGCGAGGGGGTCCTCGTCGGGGCCGGAGGGTGGTTGCTCTGGACTCATCTCTCACTCTACGGCGTCGGTCCGATGACGTCCGCCGACAGGAAATCCGTGGCACGAACGATCACTGCCAGCAATTGCGTCCTATCGGGGACCGGTCGCGCCTGCTGACTAAGTAGTCAGTTACGGGCGGTAAAGCTCTTTCGAAACGAAGGTCCCTCGAGCCGGGCCGGAGGTGACGACCGGCCGCGACTACCGGAGACAGGCCGCCACGACCTCGAGCATGTCCTCGCCGCGGACCTCCTCGGCGAACAGGGGGACGCGTTTGACGTCGGTGCCCCGGAACAGGTCCTGTGCTTCGGCCAGCGCGGACTGCTGGACGTCCCAGCGTCGCTGGCAGAACTCGCAGTCGTCCAGGTTGGGCTGGAGGAACTCGGCGCCCTCCACGTCGTCGGTGACGTCCGACAGCGGTTCCATCACCCGGTTGACGACGACGGTTCCGACCGGGATCGAGAACTCCTCGAGTTGCTCGCGCAGCCGTTTGGACTCGAAGACGCTCATCTCCTCGGGGATCAGGACGATCCGGAAGTCCGTCCGTGCCGGGTCCTGCAGCGCCGCGCGGAGCCGTTCGATCCGCTCGCGGAGGACCTGCAGGTCCTCGAGGTCGGCCGACTCCTCGGGTTCCGGCTCCTCACCGCCGAACATCCCCTTCATGTTCTCGAACATGCCCCCGATTCGCTGGCGGAACTGGAGGATGCGGCCGACCATCGTATCCATGATCTCGGGCAACTCGAGCAGGCGGAGGGTGTGACCGGTCGGGGCCGTGTCGACGACGACCCGGTCGAACCGTTCGTCGTCCATGTACTCGAGCAGCAGTTGCATCGCGGCGGCTTCGTCCGCACCGGGCATGGAGCCGCCGAACAGCGCGTCCATCGGGGAGTCGTCGCCGAACATCTCGCCGAGGCCGCCGAGGGGGCCGCCGGCTCCCGGTCCCGTTCCCGCTCCGTCGCCGCCCACGAACGCCGCCTCGCCGCGCTCGATCGCCGCTTCGGGGTCGATCTCGGCCCCGTAGAGCGGCACGTCCTCGCGGAGCCGCGCGGGTTCGGCGGGGACGTCGGTCTCGAACGTGTCAGACAGGGAGTGTGCGGGGTCCGTCGAGACGACGAGGGTGCGAACGCCCGAGCGGGCGCTGTCGAGCGCCGTCGCGGCCGCCATCGTCGTCTTCCCGACGCCGCCTTTGCCGCCGTAGAGGACGTAGTCGGGGCCGTCGATCGGCTCGTCGGAGGGCTCGACGTCGATCGTGTCCCGCTCGTCGCCGACCGACTCGGTCGGCGTCACTTCGATGGTGTTGTCGCCGTCAGCGTCCACATCGGTTCCGGTATCCGCCTCCTCGTCGACCGGCTCGACGTCGATTCCGCTCATACCACCCCGTTTTCCGGCCGTACACGAGTATTCGTCGGTCTCGAGTCACTCGCGAAGAGAGAGAGGGACGACGCCCCGAACGTTCACGGGATCCGACCCCTCCGAACGTATACGCCGGTCGCCGACGTGGATCGGGACGGAGACATGACGACGGACTCCCACCCACCGCGGGACTCGGCCGACTGGGACACTCCCGACTGCTGTCCGTTCTGCGGGGCGACACTCCCCGACGGCGGCGGCGGATTTATGGACCACGTCGACGAGACGCCGGTCTGTGACGAACGCTTCCGGGACTGGCTCGAGCGGGTTCGCGAGGACATGGAGGGCGAGTGGGGCGGGTAGCGACCCGCCCGGATCCGCTCACTCGAAGTACGTTGCCAGCCGGTCGGCCGCCTCCTCGACCCGCGGAGTGACCAGGGCAAACCGGATCCAGTCGGACCGGGAGTCGCCGAACGCGGTCCCCGGCATCCCCGCGACGCCCGCCTCGTCGATCAACTCGAAGACGTTCTCGAGCGTCCCGGGGTACTCCTCGAAGCGGGCCATCACGTAGAACGCACCCTCGGGCTCGGTGTAGGACGCTCCCGCGGCATCCAGGGCGTCAGTAAAGGCGTCGACCCGCTCGCGCAGCAGGTCGCGGTTTCGCTCGTAGTAGTCGGGGTCGGTCTCGCGCAGCGCCTGCAGGACGGCGTACTGGGAGGGGCGGCTGCCGGCCACGTTGACGAGCATGTGCCGGCTCTTGGCGTTCTCGACCAGTTCCGGCGGGAAGATCGCGTAGCCGACACGGAATCCGGTGATCGCCAGCGACTTCGAAAAGGCGTTGGTGACGATCCGGTGATCCGACTCGACCTCGAGCGCGCTCGAGAAGTTCCCGGCGAGGTCGAAGTGGTCGTACACCTCGTCGCTCACCAGGACGGCGTCGTACTCCTCGGCGATCGCGACGAGTTCCCGGACCGTCTCCTCGGGGTAGACCGCACCGGTCGGGTTGTTCGGCGAGTTGGCGACGATCGCGGCGGTGTCCTCGCTTGCGGCCTCGCGGACGGCCGCGGGATCGAGCTGACCGGTCTCGTCGGTCGACACGTAGGTCTGGGTGCCCCCGAGCATCGTCGTCTTTCCGGGATAGTAAGGGTAGACGGGGTCGGCGAGGACGATCTCGTCGCCGCGGTCGCGCTCTAGCGCGCGGGCCATCGCGAGGTAGTTGGCCTCGCCGGCCCCGTTCGTGACGACGACCTGTTCGGCGTCTACGCCCCGTCGGGCGGCGATCTCCTCGCGGAGTTCGTGCAGTCCCGGGCTGGGCGGGTACTGGAACGCGTCCGGCTCGAGGTCGGCGTACTCGTGGAGCGCGTCCCGGAGCGCTTCGGGCGGCTCCCAGTCGGGGTTTCCGCTGACCATGTCGATGACGTCTCCCTCCGCCTGCGAGGCGTACTCCATCACGCGGAAGAAAAGCGGCGTCTCGTATTCCATGGGGGTGTCTGGGGGCCGGTCCTACGTCGGTCTTTCCGTTCCCGTTCCCGTTCCCGATACCGCTCCCGTCGGCTCGAGTTCGCGGTCTCCCCTGCAGTCCACGCTTTGACAACGATCCGGCCCGTCCGCTCGCGTATGAACGACGACATCGATCGAGAACTCCCGATGGACGTCGCGGACGCCCTCCGAGAGACGGACGGAACGGTCGCCGTGGCCGAATCCTGTACGGGTGGACTGATCGGCGCGGCCCTCACCGCCATCCCCGGCGCGAGCGACTACTTCCACTCGGGGTCGACCACCTACGCCTACGACGCCAAACGTCGCCGGCTGGGCGTCAGCCGCGAGGCGCTGGACGAACACGGGGCCGTCTCCGAACCCGTCGCGCGCCAGATGGCTCGCGGGGTCCGCGACGTCGCGGACGTTACCTGGGGCGTCTCCACTACGGGGATTGCCGGCCCGACGGGCGGCACCGAGGAGAACCCCGTCGGCACAGTCTACATCGGCGTCGCCTACGCCGGCCCGTGGGGAAGCGAGTCCTCCTACGCGACCGTCTCCCGCTACGAGTTCGACGGCGACCGCGCCGCGGTCCGCGCGAAGACCGTCGACCGTGCGCTCGAGGACCTGCTCGCGGAGCTCGAGCGGGTTCGATCGACGGAGGCAGACGGGGCGGACGACTGACGCTGGGCGCTACGGGGTCGGGACGTTCCGTCGAGACTGTCGAGACCGTCGAGTACTCGAGGCCGACAGGTACCCGAGACCTCATCCTCACCCTCGCCCGACGTTCCCTCGAGAGGAAAACTATTCGGAACTCGACTCTCCAGTAGCGGATAATGAACAAGCGAGGACACGTTCTCAACGCCATGCTACTCAGCCTCGGGCTGGGGTATCTCTTCGAGCCCGCCGGGAACCTCGAGACCTTCCGAACGATCGTCACCATCGGGGTGCCCGTCACGCTCGGAGCGCTGGTTCCCGACGTCGACACCGCCTTCGGCAAGCACCGCAAGACCCTGCACAACCTCCCGCTGCTGGTCGGCTTCGTCGCGTTCCCGGAACTGTTCGGCAACCTCGAGTACGTCTGGATCGGCGTGCTCACCCACTACGTCCTCGACGTCGCGGGGAGCAAACGCGGCATCGCGCTGTTCTACCCGGTCTGGAAGAAGGAGTTCGGGCTGCCGCTGGGCGTCCCGGTCAGCAGCAGTCGCGCGGACCTGATGACCGTGTTCGTGACGGCGCTCGAACTCGGCATCGCCGCGCTCGTCGTCTACGACGTCCCGCAGTACGGGGTCCAGGTGGCTCGGCAGTCCGTCGGACTGTAGCGTCGGGTCGACGCTCGTTTCTCGATCCGGGGCCGCGTTCTCGAAGCGATCTCGAGGGAGTGGGACCGATCTTGCCGGGATGTCCAGCGAGGCTCCCGCGGAGCGCGGCGAAGGTCCGTCATCGCCGACTCGAGAAGCGGGTCGGGACGAAGACGGCCGCGGCCGTCGCGAGGCCGGCGGCGCCGCCCGCGGCGTACGCCGACGAGAGCACGACCAGCGCGAGCGCCGTGAGCAGCGGGAGCAATGCCAGCGCGGCGAGCCCTCCTCTGACGGCGGCGGGCCGGGATCTCAGCGCCGATCGACGGGTCGAACGCGGCTCCGCGCCCAGGTGGCGCTCGAGCGCGACGAGTTGCCACCCGCCGAACGCGCCGAGGGCGGCCCCCAGCACGGCAAAGCCCTCGATCGCGGCGTCGGTGCCGAGGGTCGCGAGGAAGAATCCTCCGAAGACGACGGCCAGGCCGAACGAGACTGTCGCGCCGTCGACCGGCAGGCGGCGCACGAGGTGCCACGTTCCCGCGAGCAGAGTCAGGCCGACGGCGACGCCGACGACGACGTCGATCACGTAGTGGACGCCGAGGGCGACGCGGGTGAACGAGACCGTCGCGACGACCGCCGCGGCCGCGCCGAACCGCGTTCGGGCCGTCCCGACCGGCAGGAGCGCCGCCAGGCCGACGTAGACGATCGTTACGTTGACGGCGTGCCCGCTCGGGAAGCCGTAGCCGGTCGCGAAGGCGGTCGCCTCGTACAGCGGCTGGACGACCGGCGGCAGGAGTTCGGTCTCGAGCAGCGGCCGGTCCGGTCGCGGGAACCCGAACAGTTCCTTGAGCCCGTTGTAGAGGCCGATACCGGAGAGCCAGACGCCCGCGAGCGTGGCGACGTCGTCGCGGTTCGGCACGCCGAACCAGTAGAGGGCGGCGAAGACCGTTGCGAGAAACCAAATATCGCCCAGTTGCGTGAGTAACGCGAGGACAACGGCTCCCCACTCGGGGAGGTACTGCTGGACTACCTCGACTCCGCCGATACCGCGGGACATGCGGGCGGGTACGAAGCGGGGAACAAAAAGCCGCCCGTAATTCGCCGTCAGGCTAGTCGCGGTTCCGGTTCGGAACCCACTCGTCGCAGGCGTCCATGTCGTCCATCGCGGTCTCGTGGCGGGTACAGTACGGCACCATGCCGGAGGAGGACCGTGCGTACTCGAAGTGGCGGCAGTTACCGCAGTAGCGGTCGGCCGGTTCGGCCTCCGATGCGGAACCGGGGGAGCCGACGATTTCCGCGCCGTCCGCGCCGCCGTCGAGCGGCGAGGTGATATCGGCGGCGGCCGATCCCCCGTCGCTCGTGGCCGGGCCGGCGGCGTCGGCGATCGGTCCCCCGGAACTGGTCCCGGCTCCGGAAGCCGCACCGACCGAACCGGCGTCTCCGGACTCGGCGTCCGTGTTCGTCTGCGTCTCGACGTCGCCGTCCGGCGTCGACCCGAGGAACCCGATCCCGCCGAGGCCGCCGGTCGAGTCGTCGCTGTCCTCGACCTCGAGGACCGTCTTGTTCTTCCGGGTGACGTTCATCTCGAGCATCCCGCCGGGATCGTTGCGCGTCTTGAAGTTGACGACGGCGGTGAACAGACACCAGACGGCCGTAAAGAGTCCGAGAAGGTAGATCGCCGAGACCTCGAGCGTGAGCTGGTCGCTGCCGTAGCGCCAGTTTTCGGGGTAGGCGTACCAGAAGAGGCTGACCCCGAGCAGGCAGAGGCTGGCGCTGATCGCGGCCGCGGCCCGGACCCGCGGGCCGGCCGGCAGGACGATGAAGACGCCGACGAGCGCGGCCGGGACGCCCAGCCCAGCCAGGACGCCGGCGACCTGGACGACGACGAACTGGTCGGCTATCCCCCAGTCGACGACGCCGATCGCGAGGCCGGCGAACAGATCGGTCGTCGCCACGAGGACGGCGACGATCGCAAGCGCCGCCCCCAGCAGAACGAGCGCCGTGCCCGCGTACAGCCGCCGGAGGCTCGTCACCTCTCGTTCGGTCCCCTCGTAGACCTCCGTCAGGCTTGTCATACCCGGTCCGTTCGACCTCCCGTCACAAAACGGTACGTCAGACACACCTCGAGAGTCGGAGAGGTGACGTGGGCTCGAGAGCGACTGCCGGTCGGTGGACCGTCCGGAGCGGACGCCCGAATCGCGCGGCCCTCGACGGGGGCTGTTGTCATCCGGTGTGGGAACAGTGTGCGAAGGTTTATACTGGTCACATGGATAATGAGGCGTAGGTGGCAATGCCATGCCAGGACAATCGAGACAGAACCGACGTGCGTTCCTGAGGACTGCCGCGGCGACCGGGACCGCGGCGACGCTCGGGGGGATCGCAGGCTGTACGGGATTCCTCGAGGACCAGAGCCTGACCGTCGCCGTCTACGGCGGCGTTTTCCAGGACGTACTGGACGACGAACTGTTCGAACCGTTCAACGAAGAGGTCGACTTCGAGGCGACCTCCCAGGAACAGCCGACTGCCGAGGAGGCGCTGGCCCAGTACGAGAGCGCCGTCGACGCGGGCGAAGCGCCGGTCGACGTCGCGATCATGTCCACGGTCGGCGTCCTGCGGGGACTCAATTCCGATCTGTGGCACATCTGGGAGAGCGAAGACGAGTTCGAGAACCTCCAGTACATCAGCGACGACCTGATCGAGGAGGCCGACGGCGGCATCGCCAGCGTCGGCGCGCTCTCGTGGTACATCAACCTCGTCCAGAACACCGAGGTCATCGAGGAGTCGCTGGATAGCTGGGAGGCTCTCTGGGACGAGGAGTACGAGGACACCTTCGGGCTGCTCGGACTCGCGTCGAACTCGTTCCTGCTGGATATCACCGCCGAAGTCTACTTCGACGGCCAGGAGACCCTGCAGGATCGGGAAGGCGTCGAGGAGGTCTTCGAGCAACTCGAGGGGGTCACCGACCAGGCGAACTTCTGGTACGAGAACGAGGCGGAGTTCCAGCAACGGCTCCGGGACGGCGAGGTGCCGGCCGGGATGCTCTACAGTGACATCACGAAGGTGATGCAGGACGACGGCGCACCCGTTCAGTCGAACTTCGTCGAGGAGGGGTCGGTACTCGACTCCGGCTCGTGGGTGGCACTCGAAACCACAGAGTTGACCGAGGAAGCCCGCCAGTTCATCGACTACGCCAGCCGACCCGAGGTCCAGGACCGCGTTGCCGAGAGCCTCTATACGGCGCCGACGATCGACCGCGAGCACTCCGAAATCGACGACGAGACCTACGAGGAGATCGCCGGTCCGGGCCCCGAGGAAGCGATCGTCCCCCACTACGAACTCTACCTCGAGGAGGAAGAGTGGGTGAACGAACGCTGGGAAGAGTTCATCATCGGCTAATCGATGAGCGCTATCACACTCGACGGCGTCAGGAAGCGGTATCCGGGCGGCGTACTCGCGGTCAAGGGCGTCGATATCGACATCGAGAGCGGCGAGTTCGTTACGCTCGTCGGTCCCTCGGGCTGTGGGAAGACGACGACGCTGCGGACGATCGCCGGCTTCGAGCGGCCGACCGACGGCACGGTGTCGATCGCCGACGAGGAGGTTACCGACCTGCCGCCGTACGAACGCGACACGGGGATGGTCTTCCAGGACTTCGCGCTGTTCCCGCATATGACCATCCACGAGAACGTCGCCTACGGAATGGAGGCCGACGGCGGCTACACCGACGAGGAGATCGACGCCCGCGTGGCGGAGATGCTCGAACTCGTCGAACTGCCGGAGATGGGCGACCGGACGCCGGACCAGCTGTCAGGCGGCCAGCAACAGCGCGTGGCGCTGGCACGGGCGCTCGCGCCGAAGCCGCAGGCGCTGTTGCTCGACGAACCGCTCGCGAGCCTCGACAAGAAGCTCCGCGAGCAGATGCAGGTCGAACTCCGGCGGATCCAGCAGGAGGTCGGCATCACGACCGTCTTCGTCACGCACAACCAGGAGGAGGCGCTGACGATGTCCGACCGGATCGCCGTGATGAATGACGGCCGCTTCGAACAGGTCGGCCCGCCGGGCGAGGTCTACGACGAGCCCAAGACCCGGTTCGTCGCGGACTTCCTCGGCACGGCCAACATCTTTGACGGCTCCGTCCGCGCCGTCGAGAACGGCCGCGCGACCGTCGAGTGTGACGACGTAACGCTCCGGACACGAGCCACGAGCGGCGTCAAGACGGGCGACGACGTCTCCGTCGTGATCCGGCCCGAGCGGTTCGAACTCTCGACCGCGACGACCGACGGCGGGACGACCGCCGAGGCGGATGGTGCCGACCTCAACGTTTTCGAGGGCGAGATCACCTTCCGGCGGCACCTCGGCAGCAGCATCGAGTACCACCTCGAGACGCTCGAGGGACGGGAACTCGTGGTCGTCCGGCGGAGCGGCCACGACGAACGAACGGCCGGCGAACGCGTGTCGGTCCGGGTCGAGGCCGACGACTGCCGGATCGTGGAGGCATAGATGGCGACGGAAACACCACCGACGGACGCCGATAGCGCGGGCACGGGTGCGGGCGGCTCCGAGGGGCCGGAGTCGGCGGCCGGCGAGTCCGGCCGCGCCGGCCTGAAGGCCAACGCGAAGTGGTACATCGTCTCGTACCCGATGTTCTGGCTGGGGCTGATCTTCCTCGTCCCGCTGGGGATGCTGTTCGTGTTCAGTTTCTACGTGAACATCCCCGGTGGCCGGTACGAGGCCGGCCTCACGCTCGAGAACTACGTCCGGTTCCTGACTACCCGACTCTACCTCCGCCAGCTGTGGCTGACGATCGAGATCTCGCTGGTCACGGCGGCGCTGTCCTTGCTGCTCGGGTATCCCATCGCGTACTACCTCGCGCAGATGAAGCGGGCGTGGCTGCGCAGCGTGCTGTTGATCACGATCATCTCCTCGCTGTGGGTGACGTACGTCATTCGCGCCTACGCGTGGCAGGTGATCCTCGCCTCGGGCGGTATCCTGAGTTCGATCGGGGTCTCACTGGGACTTCTGTCCGAACCCCAGTCGTTCTACCCCGGCTACTGGGGGCTGATCGTCGGCATGGTGTACGTCTTCCTGCCGTTCATGATCCTCACCCTCTACAGTAGCATCCGCAACATCGACGGCGAGTTGCTCGAGGCTTCGAAGAACCTCGGTGCGGGCCCGACCAGGACGTTTCGCCGCGTGACGCTCCCGCTGTCGAAAAACGGAATCATGAGCGGCTCGTCGCTCGTGTTCATCCTGGCGCTTGGCTCGTACGTCCTGCCGCGGCTGCTCGGGAGTTCCGCCGAACGGACCCTGCCCGTGCTGATCGAACAACAGATCATGGCCGAGGCGAACTACCCCTTCGGCGCCGCCATGAGCATCGGCCTGATCGTCGTCGTCGTCGCCTTCCTGTGGGTGTTGGTCCAGTTTACGAACCTCACGACGGCGAGCCTCGGCGGCTCGGAACCGGCCGCGACCGACGGCGGAACGACGACCGCGACGGCCCCCTCGAGCGGCGTCTTCGGCCGACTCCGGAACGGGCTCGGCTCGCTCGCCGGGATCCTCGGCCTGACTCGCGCCGCCGCTGGGATCGGCTCGGCCGTCGACGTGGTCGACCCGCGGACCCGGGAACGAGTCCTCTCGGTCGTTAGCAAGGCCTACGCGACGGCAGTGATGGTGTTCATCGCCGCGCCGCTTGCCATCATCGTCGCGGTCTCGATCACCCCCGAGCAGTTCCTCACGTTCCCGCCCGGCGGGTTCTCGCTGCAATGGTACGTCGAGTTCTTCACCGATCCCGACTGGGTGCTGGCGCTCGTCAACAGCCTCGGGATCGCCGCCGCCGTCGCGCTGCTGAGCACGACGATCGGTGGCAGCCTGGCGTTCGCGCTCGACCGCTTCGACTACCGGCTGGGAGCGATCTTCGGCACGTTCGGCGTCCTGCCGATCCTCGTGCCGCCGGTGATCGTCGGGGTCGCGTTCCTCGTGTTCTTCCTGGAACTCGGGCTCGCTGGCTCCCGGTTGAGTATCATCGTCGCCCACGGGATCTTCTACGCACCGTTCCCGTTCATCCTGATCTCACAGGGGCTCGGCGAGATCGACCGGAGTTACGAGGAGGCCGCGATGAACCTGGGTGCGTCGCCCCGCCGGACGATCCGGACGGTCACGTACCCGCTGTTGCGGGCAAACGTCGTCTCCGGGGCCCTGTTCGCGTTCATCCTCTCGCTGAACGAGTACATCATCGCGTGGCTCCTGTCGCTGTTCTTAGTCGAGACGATCCCGATCCAGATCTTCAACTCGCTGCGGTACGGTTACTCGCCGACGATCGCGGCCGCGAGCGTGGTCTTCATCGCGTTGACCGTCATCGTGATGACCTCGATCGACCGCATGTCCGGGGGGATCTGGGAGTGACCGGCGAGCGCGTCCGCGTCCGCGTCGCCGTCGCCCAGACCATCCCCGAGTTCGGAGCCGTCGACCGGAACCGGCGACGAACCCTCGAGATCGTCCGGGAAAACGCC of the Halobiforma lacisalsi AJ5 genome contains:
- a CDS encoding MATE family efflux transporter, with product MSPEQPPSGPDEDPLADDESAEEGTPSDGAPDEGSKANPDMKSVPGGSSITRGSLVKPLFHLAWPIVVIQLLQVTYNVVDTLYLGRLSAEAVGAISLAFPLIFLLIAVAGGFTTAGAILVAQYTGATGDRSAGLVAGQTVSFVGGLSILLGIAGYFYTRPALELLPSDPETSASVIPLAADYMEVIFLGLPLMFGFFIFSSLMRGYGDTRTPMLVMVVSVAVNVVLDPIFIFGFQDNPLFAWLGLTALEESLFAAVGFTGLGIEGAALATVLARGVGTGIGLWLLFGTGLGPTVDLAHLRPDFGFIEDIVRLGTPSMVEQSTSALAMIALTAIVVTFSPPVVSAYGLGNRLISLVFLPAMGLGRAIDTMVGQNLGADRADRASRSAWLAASTGAGVMLLVAVIAVAFTEPIVSVFLGDVPDAPETIALGVEYVRIRSVEFAFIGVSQVMLGAFRGAGNTKTAMVISIITLWVGRVGTVFTLVFILGWGETGIWVGMAVGNVLGAIVGVAWFARGTWKEKYIDEDRVDEQEPVSDSAAG
- a CDS encoding ArsA family ATPase — protein: MSGIDVEPVDEEADTGTDVDADGDNTIEVTPTESVGDERDTIDVEPSDEPIDGPDYVLYGGKGGVGKTTMAAATALDSARSGVRTLVVSTDPAHSLSDTFETDVPAEPARLREDVPLYGAEIDPEAAIERGEAAFVGGDGAGTGPGAGGPLGGLGEMFGDDSPMDALFGGSMPGADEAAAMQLLLEYMDDERFDRVVVDTAPTGHTLRLLELPEIMDTMVGRILQFRQRIGGMFENMKGMFGGEEPEPEESADLEDLQVLRERIERLRAALQDPARTDFRIVLIPEEMSVFESKRLREQLEEFSIPVGTVVVNRVMEPLSDVTDDVEGAEFLQPNLDDCEFCQRRWDVQQSALAEAQDLFRGTDVKRVPLFAEEVRGEDMLEVVAACLR
- a CDS encoding DUF7501 family protein, which codes for MTTDSHPPRDSADWDTPDCCPFCGATLPDGGGGFMDHVDETPVCDERFRDWLERVREDMEGEWGG
- a CDS encoding pyridoxal phosphate-dependent aminotransferase; the protein is MEYETPLFFRVMEYASQAEGDVIDMVSGNPDWEPPEALRDALHEYADLEPDAFQYPPSPGLHELREEIAARRGVDAEQVVVTNGAGEANYLAMARALERDRGDEIVLADPVYPYYPGKTTMLGGTQTYVSTDETGQLDPAAVREAASEDTAAIVANSPNNPTGAVYPEETVRELVAIAEEYDAVLVSDEVYDHFDLAGNFSSALEVESDHRIVTNAFSKSLAITGFRVGYAIFPPELVENAKSRHMLVNVAGSRPSQYAVLQALRETDPDYYERNRDLLRERVDAFTDALDAAGASYTEPEGAFYVMARFEEYPGTLENVFELIDEAGVAGMPGTAFGDSRSDWIRFALVTPRVEEAADRLATYFE
- a CDS encoding CinA family protein — encoded protein: MNDDIDRELPMDVADALRETDGTVAVAESCTGGLIGAALTAIPGASDYFHSGSTTYAYDAKRRRLGVSREALDEHGAVSEPVARQMARGVRDVADVTWGVSTTGIAGPTGGTEENPVGTVYIGVAYAGPWGSESSYATVSRYEFDGDRAAVRAKTVDRALEDLLAELERVRSTEADGADD
- a CDS encoding metal-dependent hydrolase; amino-acid sequence: MNKRGHVLNAMLLSLGLGYLFEPAGNLETFRTIVTIGVPVTLGALVPDVDTAFGKHRKTLHNLPLLVGFVAFPELFGNLEYVWIGVLTHYVLDVAGSKRGIALFYPVWKKEFGLPLGVPVSSSRADLMTVFVTALELGIAALVVYDVPQYGVQVARQSVGL
- a CDS encoding phosphatase PAP2 family protein, producing MSRGIGGVEVVQQYLPEWGAVVLALLTQLGDIWFLATVFAALYWFGVPNRDDVATLAGVWLSGIGLYNGLKELFGFPRPDRPLLETELLPPVVQPLYEATAFATGYGFPSGHAVNVTIVYVGLAALLPVGTARTRFGAAAAVVATVSFTRVALGVHYVIDVVVGVAVGLTLLAGTWHLVRRLPVDGATVSFGLAVVFGGFFLATLGTDAAIEGFAVLGAALGAFGGWQLVALERHLGAEPRSTRRSALRSRPAAVRGGLAALALLPLLTALALVVLSSAYAAGGAAGLATAAAVFVPTRFSSRR
- a CDS encoding DUF7139 domain-containing protein; translation: MTSLTEVYEGTEREVTSLRRLYAGTALVLLGAALAIVAVLVATTDLFAGLAIGVVDWGIADQFVVVQVAGVLAGLGVPAALVGVFIVLPAGPRVRAAAAISASLCLLGVSLFWYAYPENWRYGSDQLTLEVSAIYLLGLFTAVWCLFTAVVNFKTRNDPGGMLEMNVTRKNKTVLEVEDSDDSTGGLGGIGFLGSTPDGDVETQTNTDAESGDAGSVGAASGAGTSSGGPIADAAGPATSDGGSAAADITSPLDGGADGAEIVGSPGSASEAEPADRYCGNCRHFEYARSSSGMVPYCTRHETAMDDMDACDEWVPNRNRD
- a CDS encoding extracellular solute-binding protein, yielding MPGQSRQNRRAFLRTAAATGTAATLGGIAGCTGFLEDQSLTVAVYGGVFQDVLDDELFEPFNEEVDFEATSQEQPTAEEALAQYESAVDAGEAPVDVAIMSTVGVLRGLNSDLWHIWESEDEFENLQYISDDLIEEADGGIASVGALSWYINLVQNTEVIEESLDSWEALWDEEYEDTFGLLGLASNSFLLDITAEVYFDGQETLQDREGVEEVFEQLEGVTDQANFWYENEAEFQQRLRDGEVPAGMLYSDITKVMQDDGAPVQSNFVEEGSVLDSGSWVALETTELTEEARQFIDYASRPEVQDRVAESLYTAPTIDREHSEIDDETYEEIAGPGPEEAIVPHYELYLEEEEWVNERWEEFIIG
- a CDS encoding ABC transporter ATP-binding protein → MSAITLDGVRKRYPGGVLAVKGVDIDIESGEFVTLVGPSGCGKTTTLRTIAGFERPTDGTVSIADEEVTDLPPYERDTGMVFQDFALFPHMTIHENVAYGMEADGGYTDEEIDARVAEMLELVELPEMGDRTPDQLSGGQQQRVALARALAPKPQALLLDEPLASLDKKLREQMQVELRRIQQEVGITTVFVTHNQEEALTMSDRIAVMNDGRFEQVGPPGEVYDEPKTRFVADFLGTANIFDGSVRAVENGRATVECDDVTLRTRATSGVKTGDDVSVVIRPERFELSTATTDGGTTAEADGADLNVFEGEITFRRHLGSSIEYHLETLEGRELVVVRRSGHDERTAGERVSVRVEADDCRIVEA